A genomic stretch from Arachis stenosperma cultivar V10309 chromosome 3, arast.V10309.gnm1.PFL2, whole genome shotgun sequence includes:
- the LOC130968884 gene encoding uncharacterized protein LOC130968884 isoform X1 — translation MESILARALEYTLKYWLKSFSREQFKLQGRTVQLSNLDINGDALHASVGLPPALNVTTAKVGKLEIMLPSVSSVQIEPIFVQIDRLDLVLKENSDYERPPENHASITPSSASSKGSGYGFADKISDGMTIQIQTVNLLLETHGGARPQGGAAWAPPMASVTIRNLLLYTTNESWEVVNLKEAREFSSNTKYIYVFKKLEWESLSIDLLPHPDMFTDDTLGRSQERANMRDDDGAKRVFFGGERFLEGISGEAYITIQRTVSNSPLGLEVQLHITEALCPALSEPGLRALLRFMTGLSVCLNRGDVNLKAQKRSTEAAGRSLVSVVVDHIFICIKDSEFQLELLMQSLFLSRASLSEGENDSSLTRITIAGLFLSDKFSHPPCTLVQPSMHSVKRESFHVPEFARSFCPPIYPLGEQQWQLIEGTPLICLHSLQIVPSPLPPVFASQTVIDCQPLMIHLQEEACLRISSFLADRIVVNSGDILPDSSVNSLFFTLSGLDIMVPLDKAQLDISKSNTDNVVQTSFAGARLHIEDFSYIDSPSMKLRMLKLDKDPACFCLWEGQPIDASQRKWSARAAQITLSLEACTGPPARQNSLGWTTGLWRCVVLKGAWIEVAMTTADGSPLLKVPPPGGIVRVGVACEQFLSNSSVEQLFFILDLYVYFGRVSEKIAVAGKRKQLEGIKNKSSSEKLMDITPSDSAASLAVKDLQLRFLESSPLNVEGMPLVQFVGNDLLISATHRTFGGVIVISSTSRWESVQIDCVDAEKHIAGENGSFLSSGENIPSSSGDCQLRTVFWIHNKKNHLLNRNAPSIPFLDVNMVHVIPLGEQDTESHCLNGSASVSGIRLGGGMNYAEVLLHQFGILGPDGGPGKGLCKGLEKLQAGPLATIFKTTPPDVDNSEDGSLSKGKETSFPKLKKPDNVDITIELRDWLFALEGAQEMAERWCISSPENVSREERCWHTTFQSLQVITRSSPKNVPGEKALARRKQQYPVERVTVGIQGLQIMKPQRPKEIHLSKSIANGAKEVNSTATGICLQLDLVSSEDNVEVEMANWEVENLKFTVKQPIEVILTSDEAQHLTFLCKSEVDSMGRIAAGILRVLKLEGSVGHSVMDQLGNLGSEGIDKIFSPKHSRDDSVHNRGFCPSPKLVSKSLHKSTMEPTLTLLEEAVADSQEKINALISDFGISESSGQQLTIAKELGQKIESMEGLLKQLRNKT, via the exons ATGGAGTCGATCCTAGCGAGAGCTCTGGAGTACACTCTCAAGTATTGGCTCAAATCCTTCTCCAGAGAGCAGTTCAAGTTGCAGGGTCGCACTGTTCAGCTCTCCAATTTAG ATATAAATGGTGATGCATTGCATGCTAGCGTTGGATTGCCACCTGCACTCAATGTAACCACCGCCAAAGTTGGCAAATTGGAGATTATG CTACCGTCAGTGAGCAGTGTGCAGATAGAGCCAATTTTTGTGCAAATTGATAGGCTGGATTTGGTTCTAAAGGAGAATTCTGATTATGAAAGGCCGCCTGAGAATCATGCTAG CATCACGCCATCAAGTGCCTCTTCAAAGGGTAGTGGTTATGGTTTTGCTGATAAG ATTTCAGATGGAATGACTATACAAATTCAAACAGTTAATTTATTACTTGAAACTCATGGGGGTGCCCGTCCCCAAGGGGGAGCAGCATG GGCACCTCCTATGGCATCTGTCACCATACGCAATTTGTTGCTGTATACCACAAATGAAAGCTGGGAG GTTGTAAATCTTAAGGAGGCAAGGGAGTTCTCAAGTAATACGaagtatatatatgtattcaAA AAACTGGAGTGGGAATCTTTGTCTATTGATCTTTTGCCTCATCCTGACATGTTCACGGATGATACTTTAGGCCGCTCTCAAGAGCGAGCAAACATGAGAGATGATGATGGTGCAAAACGAGTATTCTTTGGAGGGGAGCGTTTTTTAGAAGGAATATCGGGAGAAGCATAT ATCACAATTCAGAGAACAGTCTCCAACAGTCCACTTGGGCTTGAGGTTCAGTTGCACATCACAGAAGCTCTTTGCCCTGCATTAAGTGAGCCAG GACTTCGTGCACTTCTCCGCTTTATGACAGGATTATCTGTCTGTCTAAACAGGGGAGATGTAAATTTGAAGGCCCAGAAG CGATCTACTGAAGCTGCTGGGCGCTCTCTTGTCTCGGTTGTTGTGGACCATATATTTATTTGCATCAAAGATTCTG AGTTCCAGCTTGAACTATTAATGCAGTCCCTTTTTCTGTCTCGG GCAAGTCTTTCGGAGGGAGAAAATGACAGTAGTTTGACCAGGATTACCATTGCAGGTCTATTTTTAAG TGATAAGTTTTCACACCCGCCATGTACGTTAGTGCAGCCATCTATGCATTCTGTTAAAAGAGAGTCTTTTCATGTGCCAGAATTCG CTAGAAGCTTTTGCCCTCCAATATATCCACTTGGAGAACAGCAGTGGCAATTGATTGAGGGAACTCCTCTAATCTGCCTTCATTCCCTTCAGATTGTGCCTTCACCACTTCCACCAGTTTTTGCTTCTCAAACAGTTATTGACTGTCAGCCTCTTATG ATTCATCTTCAGGAAGAAGCTTGCCTTAGGATATCCTCTTTCTTAGCTGATAGAATTGTTGTCAATTCTGGTGATATTTTACCAGATTCCTCAGTAAACTCTCTTTTCTTCACTCTCAGTGGACTGGATATTATGGTTCCTTTGGACAAGGCCCAGTTGGATATTTCTAAAAGCAACACAGATAATGTAGTCCAAACCTCCTTTGCTGGTGCAAGGCTTCATATTGAAGACTTTTCATATATAGATTCGCCATCAATGAAACTAAGAATGCTGAAACTGGATAAGGATCCTGCTTGTTTCTGTCTTTGGGAAGGTCAACCAATTGATGCTAGCCAGAGAAAGTGGAGTGCCAGAGCAGCCCAGATTACTTTATCTCTGGAAGCATGTACTGGCCCACCTGCACGTCAAAATTCTCTTGGATGGACCACAGGACTATGGAGATGTGTTGTTCTCAAAGGTGCTTGGATTGAAGTAGCAATGACAACTGCTGATGGCAGTCCATTGTTAAAGGTTCCTCCTCCAGGAGGTATTGTGAGAGTTGGTGTTGCTTGTGAACAGTTTCTGTCCAATAGTTCTGTTgaacaattattttttatcttggatCTTTACGTGTATTTTGGGAGAGTTAGTGAGAAAATAGCAGTGGCTGGAAAAAGGAAACAATTGGAGGGCATTAAGAACAAATCTTCTAGCGAAAAGTTAATGGACATAACTCCTAGTGACAGTGCTGCAAGTTTAGCAGTTAAAGACCTTCAACTTCGATTTCTTGAGTCTTCACCATTGAATGTCGAGGGAATGCCTCTAGTGCAGTTTGTTGGAAATGATTTGTTAATTAGTGCCACTCATAGAACCTTTGGTGGTGTTATTGTTATTTCGTCCACCTCACGCTGGGAGAGTGTTCAGATAGATTGCGTGGATGCTGAGAAGCACATAGCAGGAGAGAATGGCTCATTCTTAAGTTCTGGAGAAAATATTCCTTCAAGCAGTGGAGACTGTCAACTGAGAACTGTATTCTGGATACATAACAAGAAGAACCATCTATTGAACAGAAATGCTCCTTCAATCCCTTTTCTGGATGTAAACATGGTGCATGTTATCCCATTGGGGGAACAAGATACAGAGTCTCATTGTTTGAACGGCTCAGCTTCTGTATCTGGTATTCGTCTTGGTGGGGGAATGAACTATGCTGAAGTCCTTCTACATCAATTTGGAATACTTGGTCCTGATGGTGGTCCTGGGAAGGGTCTTTGTAAAGGCTTAGAAAAGTTACAGGCAGGACCATTGGCAACAATTTTCAAGACAACGCCTCCCGATGTTGATAATTCAGAAGACG GAAGTTTGAGCAAAGGGAAAGAAACCAGTTTTCCAAAATTGAAGAAGCCAGATAATGTGGATATAACCATAGAATTGAGAGACTGGTTATTTGCTCTTGAAGGGGCACAAGAGATGGCTGAAAGGTGGTGCATATCTAGCCCAGAAAATGTAAGTAGAGAAGAGAGGTGTTGGCACACAACTTTCCAAAGTTTACAAGTAATTACAAGAAGCAGCCCAAAGAATGTTCCGGGTGAAAAAGCGCTAGCACGTAGAAAACAACAGTATCCTGTGGAACGGGTTACA GTTGGAATCCAAGGGCTGCAGATCATGAAGCCGCAGAGACCGAAAGAGATTCATTTGTCAAAATCAATTGCAAATGGTGCTAAAGAAGTTAACAGCACTGCTACGGGAATTTGTCTTCAGCTGGATTTGGTATCAAGTGAGGATAATGTTGAAGTTGAAATGGCTAATTGGGAAGTGGAAAATTTAAAGTTCACTGTTAAGCAACCG ATAGAGGTGATTTTAACCAGTGATGAGGCCCAACACCTTACTTTTCTGTGCAAATCTGAAGTTGATTCCATGGGCCGGATAGCAGCTGGAATTCTAAGAGTGCTTAAGCTCGAAGGTTCGGTTGGCCATTCTGTAATGGATCAACTAGGCAACTTAG GAAGTGAAGGCATTGACAAGATTTTCTCTCCTAAGCACAGCAGAGATGATAGTGTCCACAATAGAGGATTTTGTCCATCACCGAAGCTGGTAAGCAAAAGCTTGCACAAATCGACGATGGAACCGACGTTAACTTTGCTCGAGGAAGCAGTTGCAGATTCACAGGAAAAGATCAATGCCTTAATCAGTGATTTTGGTATTTCAGAGTCCTCTGGGCAGCAACTTACCATTGCTAAAGAACTCGGTCAAAAGATTGAATCAATGGAGGGTTTATTGAAGCAATTACGGAATAAAACTTAA
- the LOC130968884 gene encoding uncharacterized protein LOC130968884 isoform X4 translates to MFTDDTLGRSQERANMRDDDGAKRVFFGGERFLEGISGEAYITIQRTVSNSPLGLEVQLHITEALCPALSEPGLRALLRFMTGLSVCLNRGDVNLKAQKRSTEAAGRSLVSVVVDHIFICIKDSEFQLELLMQSLFLSRASLSEGENDSSLTRITIAGLFLSDKFSHPPCTLVQPSMHSVKRESFHVPEFARSFCPPIYPLGEQQWQLIEGTPLICLHSLQIVPSPLPPVFASQTVIDCQPLMIHLQEEACLRISSFLADRIVVNSGDILPDSSVNSLFFTLSGLDIMVPLDKAQLDISKSNTDNVVQTSFAGARLHIEDFSYIDSPSMKLRMLKLDKDPACFCLWEGQPIDASQRKWSARAAQITLSLEACTGPPARQNSLGWTTGLWRCVVLKGAWIEVAMTTADGSPLLKVPPPGGIVRVGVACEQFLSNSSVEQLFFILDLYVYFGRVSEKIAVAGKRKQLEGIKNKSSSEKLMDITPSDSAASLAVKDLQLRFLESSPLNVEGMPLVQFVGNDLLISATHRTFGGVIVISSTSRWESVQIDCVDAEKHIAGENGSFLSSGENIPSSSGDCQLRTVFWIHNKKNHLLNRNAPSIPFLDVNMVHVIPLGEQDTESHCLNGSASVSGIRLGGGMNYAEVLLHQFGILGPDGGPGKGLCKGLEKLQAGPLATIFKTTPPDVDNSEDGSLSKGKETSFPKLKKPDNVDITIELRDWLFALEGAQEMAERWCISSPENVSREERCWHTTFQSLQVITRSSPKNVPGEKALARRKQQYPVERVTVGIQGLQIMKPQRPKEIHLSKSIANGAKEVNSTATGICLQLDLVSSEDNVEVEMANWEVENLKFTVKQPIEVILTSDEAQHLTFLCKSEVDSMGRIAAGILRVLKLEGSVGHSVMDQLGNLGSEGIDKIFSPKHSRDDSVHNRGFCPSPKLVSKSLHKSTMEPTLTLLEEAVADSQEKINALISDFGISESSGQQLTIAKELGQKIESMEGLLKQLRNKT, encoded by the exons ATGTTCACGGATGATACTTTAGGCCGCTCTCAAGAGCGAGCAAACATGAGAGATGATGATGGTGCAAAACGAGTATTCTTTGGAGGGGAGCGTTTTTTAGAAGGAATATCGGGAGAAGCATAT ATCACAATTCAGAGAACAGTCTCCAACAGTCCACTTGGGCTTGAGGTTCAGTTGCACATCACAGAAGCTCTTTGCCCTGCATTAAGTGAGCCAG GACTTCGTGCACTTCTCCGCTTTATGACAGGATTATCTGTCTGTCTAAACAGGGGAGATGTAAATTTGAAGGCCCAGAAG CGATCTACTGAAGCTGCTGGGCGCTCTCTTGTCTCGGTTGTTGTGGACCATATATTTATTTGCATCAAAGATTCTG AGTTCCAGCTTGAACTATTAATGCAGTCCCTTTTTCTGTCTCGG GCAAGTCTTTCGGAGGGAGAAAATGACAGTAGTTTGACCAGGATTACCATTGCAGGTCTATTTTTAAG TGATAAGTTTTCACACCCGCCATGTACGTTAGTGCAGCCATCTATGCATTCTGTTAAAAGAGAGTCTTTTCATGTGCCAGAATTCG CTAGAAGCTTTTGCCCTCCAATATATCCACTTGGAGAACAGCAGTGGCAATTGATTGAGGGAACTCCTCTAATCTGCCTTCATTCCCTTCAGATTGTGCCTTCACCACTTCCACCAGTTTTTGCTTCTCAAACAGTTATTGACTGTCAGCCTCTTATG ATTCATCTTCAGGAAGAAGCTTGCCTTAGGATATCCTCTTTCTTAGCTGATAGAATTGTTGTCAATTCTGGTGATATTTTACCAGATTCCTCAGTAAACTCTCTTTTCTTCACTCTCAGTGGACTGGATATTATGGTTCCTTTGGACAAGGCCCAGTTGGATATTTCTAAAAGCAACACAGATAATGTAGTCCAAACCTCCTTTGCTGGTGCAAGGCTTCATATTGAAGACTTTTCATATATAGATTCGCCATCAATGAAACTAAGAATGCTGAAACTGGATAAGGATCCTGCTTGTTTCTGTCTTTGGGAAGGTCAACCAATTGATGCTAGCCAGAGAAAGTGGAGTGCCAGAGCAGCCCAGATTACTTTATCTCTGGAAGCATGTACTGGCCCACCTGCACGTCAAAATTCTCTTGGATGGACCACAGGACTATGGAGATGTGTTGTTCTCAAAGGTGCTTGGATTGAAGTAGCAATGACAACTGCTGATGGCAGTCCATTGTTAAAGGTTCCTCCTCCAGGAGGTATTGTGAGAGTTGGTGTTGCTTGTGAACAGTTTCTGTCCAATAGTTCTGTTgaacaattattttttatcttggatCTTTACGTGTATTTTGGGAGAGTTAGTGAGAAAATAGCAGTGGCTGGAAAAAGGAAACAATTGGAGGGCATTAAGAACAAATCTTCTAGCGAAAAGTTAATGGACATAACTCCTAGTGACAGTGCTGCAAGTTTAGCAGTTAAAGACCTTCAACTTCGATTTCTTGAGTCTTCACCATTGAATGTCGAGGGAATGCCTCTAGTGCAGTTTGTTGGAAATGATTTGTTAATTAGTGCCACTCATAGAACCTTTGGTGGTGTTATTGTTATTTCGTCCACCTCACGCTGGGAGAGTGTTCAGATAGATTGCGTGGATGCTGAGAAGCACATAGCAGGAGAGAATGGCTCATTCTTAAGTTCTGGAGAAAATATTCCTTCAAGCAGTGGAGACTGTCAACTGAGAACTGTATTCTGGATACATAACAAGAAGAACCATCTATTGAACAGAAATGCTCCTTCAATCCCTTTTCTGGATGTAAACATGGTGCATGTTATCCCATTGGGGGAACAAGATACAGAGTCTCATTGTTTGAACGGCTCAGCTTCTGTATCTGGTATTCGTCTTGGTGGGGGAATGAACTATGCTGAAGTCCTTCTACATCAATTTGGAATACTTGGTCCTGATGGTGGTCCTGGGAAGGGTCTTTGTAAAGGCTTAGAAAAGTTACAGGCAGGACCATTGGCAACAATTTTCAAGACAACGCCTCCCGATGTTGATAATTCAGAAGACG GAAGTTTGAGCAAAGGGAAAGAAACCAGTTTTCCAAAATTGAAGAAGCCAGATAATGTGGATATAACCATAGAATTGAGAGACTGGTTATTTGCTCTTGAAGGGGCACAAGAGATGGCTGAAAGGTGGTGCATATCTAGCCCAGAAAATGTAAGTAGAGAAGAGAGGTGTTGGCACACAACTTTCCAAAGTTTACAAGTAATTACAAGAAGCAGCCCAAAGAATGTTCCGGGTGAAAAAGCGCTAGCACGTAGAAAACAACAGTATCCTGTGGAACGGGTTACA GTTGGAATCCAAGGGCTGCAGATCATGAAGCCGCAGAGACCGAAAGAGATTCATTTGTCAAAATCAATTGCAAATGGTGCTAAAGAAGTTAACAGCACTGCTACGGGAATTTGTCTTCAGCTGGATTTGGTATCAAGTGAGGATAATGTTGAAGTTGAAATGGCTAATTGGGAAGTGGAAAATTTAAAGTTCACTGTTAAGCAACCG ATAGAGGTGATTTTAACCAGTGATGAGGCCCAACACCTTACTTTTCTGTGCAAATCTGAAGTTGATTCCATGGGCCGGATAGCAGCTGGAATTCTAAGAGTGCTTAAGCTCGAAGGTTCGGTTGGCCATTCTGTAATGGATCAACTAGGCAACTTAG GAAGTGAAGGCATTGACAAGATTTTCTCTCCTAAGCACAGCAGAGATGATAGTGTCCACAATAGAGGATTTTGTCCATCACCGAAGCTGGTAAGCAAAAGCTTGCACAAATCGACGATGGAACCGACGTTAACTTTGCTCGAGGAAGCAGTTGCAGATTCACAGGAAAAGATCAATGCCTTAATCAGTGATTTTGGTATTTCAGAGTCCTCTGGGCAGCAACTTACCATTGCTAAAGAACTCGGTCAAAAGATTGAATCAATGGAGGGTTTATTGAAGCAATTACGGAATAAAACTTAA